The window TTAAAGGTGAAAACTTTTGCGAGCTGAATATAGGATTTGACCTTGAAAATGTTAAGCTGGATAGGCCGGGAATTAGCGGTTTAATCGGAGTAAAGGTTTTAGACGCCGGAATTATCGTGCATGACGATTCTCTTATTTCCAGAATGATTGAGTCGTCCGCTTCTTCAGCTAAAGTCAGTCTGGATGACTACCGCAAAGGGGTGATTGAAGATCTTCAACTTAAAATGCAAAAATCCCGAAGCACTGGAAACGGCTACGCTGAAAATTTTTATGGGGAACTCATGAAGTTTATAGCAAAACCGGAATATTTCGTTTTACGCTTTGAGCCTGCTAAACCTGTTCCCCTTCTCTACGCTTTTATGGGCAACAGCTTTGAAAATTTACTCAGTTTATACGGAGTTACAGCCTCAAGCGATCCTGTAATACAAGGAAAATGATAAGTTTTTAATTGGTTTTGACTTAGTAATAATTGGCAATTAGGTTGAATTTTTAGGACCAGCAAAGAGAACAAGGAGTGGCTATGCGCCTTTATAATACACTTGAACGTAAGAAAGAGGAATTTGTTCCTTTAAATGGCAATAAGGTCAGTTTGTATGCTTGCGGTATCACCGCTTATGACCTTTGTCATATCGGGCATGCACGCTCCTCGGTTGTTTTCGACGTTTTAGTACGGTATCTGCGGTACAAAGGGTATGATGTTACATTTGTACGCAACTTTACTGATATTGATGATAAAATAATCAACCGCGCAAATGAATCTGGTGTCTCTGCTGCAGATCTTGCTGAAAAATTTATCGGTGAGTTTTATGTGGATATGGATAAACTGAATATTCTTCGCGCTGATATTGAACCGAAGTGTACTGAGCATATTCCTGAAATGTTGGCACTTACTCAGACTCTTATCGATAAGGGGCATGCTTACTCAACTCCTTCCGGTGATGTTTATTTTAAAGTCCGTTCTTTTGAAGGATACGGCAAGCTTTCCGGTAGGAATATTGAAGATTTGCAGTCCGGAGCACGGATTCAGCCCGGTGAAGAAAAAGAAGATCCACTTGATTTTGCTCTCTGGAAAGCAGCAAAACCGGGTGAACCTTCATGGGAAAGTCCTTGGGGACAGGGACGTCCCGGCTGGCATCTTGAATGTTCAGCCATGAGCGAAAAATATTTGTCACTTCCTTTCGATATTCATGGTGGCGGGCAGGATTTGAGTTTTCCTCATCATGAAAATGAAATTGCCCAGAGTGAAGCCGCAACCGGAAAGCAGATGGCTCGTTTTTGGGTGCATAATGGATTTGTGCAGATTAATTCAGAAAAGATGTCAAAATCTCTCGGCAACTTTTTTACTATCAGAGATATCCTTGCTAAGTTTCTGCCTGAATCGCTTCGTTACTTCCTGCTAACAATGCATTACCGCAGCCCTCTTGATTTTTCTTTTGAAGCTCTTGAAGATGCCGAAAAAGGCATTCGCCGCGTATATGTAGCCATGGAACAGATGGAAGAAGCTCTTGATAAAGATAAATGGTCCAAGGCGGCCTTACCAGCTGAAGTGTTGGCTGAGCTTGAAGATGCAGAAAATGGCTGGGATGCTGCAATGGAAGACGATGTGAATACTGCCGGCGCAATGGGGCATATCTTCACAATTATCCGTCTTGCCGGACGCATCGCAGAAGATAAAGCTTGGCGCAAAAGCGAAGGCGGACGCGACGCTTGGATTCGTATTCTTGCTGATATGAAAAAATGGGGCGGAGTTTTAGGTGTCTTCACTGAAAAGCCTCAGACGTTTTTAGCAAAGCTTAAACTTTGTATGCTTGAGCGCAAAGGAATTGAAGTTGCCAAAGTTGATGAGCTTGTTTCAGCTCGTCAGGAAGCTAGAAAAAATAAGGATTTTGCTGAATCTGACAGAATCAGAGATGCTCTCTTAGAGCTTGGAGTAGAAGTCAAAGATACTTCTCATGGTCCTGTTTGGGACGTAATCTAAATTCGCAGCACAACACCGAGC is drawn from Desulfovibrio gilichinskyi and contains these coding sequences:
- the cysS gene encoding cysteine--tRNA ligase, with the translated sequence MRLYNTLERKKEEFVPLNGNKVSLYACGITAYDLCHIGHARSSVVFDVLVRYLRYKGYDVTFVRNFTDIDDKIINRANESGVSAADLAEKFIGEFYVDMDKLNILRADIEPKCTEHIPEMLALTQTLIDKGHAYSTPSGDVYFKVRSFEGYGKLSGRNIEDLQSGARIQPGEEKEDPLDFALWKAAKPGEPSWESPWGQGRPGWHLECSAMSEKYLSLPFDIHGGGQDLSFPHHENEIAQSEAATGKQMARFWVHNGFVQINSEKMSKSLGNFFTIRDILAKFLPESLRYFLLTMHYRSPLDFSFEALEDAEKGIRRVYVAMEQMEEALDKDKWSKAALPAEVLAELEDAENGWDAAMEDDVNTAGAMGHIFTIIRLAGRIAEDKAWRKSEGGRDAWIRILADMKKWGGVLGVFTEKPQTFLAKLKLCMLERKGIEVAKVDELVSARQEARKNKDFAESDRIRDALLELGVEVKDTSHGPVWDVI